One segment of Anopheles stephensi strain Indian chromosome 3, UCI_ANSTEP_V1.0, whole genome shotgun sequence DNA contains the following:
- the LOC118509546 gene encoding inversin-A-like, with protein sequence MFTEKIFDNLGVDMITSNDSEESMEKFAGSIGSSKYQSVITDLGKALLQAARTGNTPKVLDLMGRGAPFTADWLGTTPLHLAARFNHIETCRALLRAGISKDSKTKVDRTPLHMAAYHGNIEIVELLLSNKCEVDAKDLLKMTPLHWAVEKRHDKVVEMLLQHGADPNALSKFDKSPIVLAKTSKQMELVRILKLANELRAASNEQVGVKEATDSLMHELQQHKERHLDGQSAIGNENDEIEDNITMELSNDSNTNLSDHSDHEHHQHPLDDTYHLIEKEDSLSDAIANLEQSTEADPKNLDSSTLQMLKEHGIAFMPADEGGSVITSAIKSGRKIVLSEAGKYALKETRNLHTQQQQHQQHQQQHQQHQQQQQQQQHHLQKQTFHPTTSIHGANITHTKTKTIKIIKKQSSSSHLHHSHLHHHVHQSGTTGATPTIKTNKVIKILSPEEFKQICGGEVGGIKRVSSSEYKKAVASSSVRVPIGGRSHVIPSSGGSMGPKPISKIVMTKSGQRFPVVGNAAKTVGDFVQTKMGVSSSGSSGIGMANGLSASGHNRHIITSADGVKRIRTAAGMEIISALPTKLPQDTVVSVESSTAPRVGAVIHRVASLANPSSVPSKAISSASKTASGNLVVDAHDRQLLELKKLIDDLRKQFELSQKQNEEYRARVDKLEKEVQTLKQQQQRSGDGAATGASLVEIL encoded by the exons ATGTTTACGGAGAAGATTTTTGACAATCTCGGCGTGGATATGATAACCAGCAATGATTCGGAAGAATCGATGGAGAAGTTTGCGGGCAGCATCGGCAGCAGT AAGTATCAGTCGGTGATAACGGACCTCGGGAAGGCTTTGCTGCAGGCGGCCCGTACTGGCAACACACCGAAGGTGCTCGATTTGATGGGCCGTGGTGCACCGTTTACTGCGGACTGG TTGGGCACTACACCACTGCATTTGGCGGCACGATTCAACCACATCGAAACGTGCAGAGCACTACTGCGGGCCGGCATAAGCAAGGATTCAAAAACCAAGGTGGACCGAACGCCTTTGCATATGGCCGCTTACCATGGTAACATCGAGATCGTTGAACTGTTGCTAAGCAACAAATGTGAAGTCGATGCAAAGGATTTG TTAAAAATGACTCCTCTACATTGGGCGGTGGAAAAGCGGCACGACAAGGTGGTAGAAATGTTGCTACAGCACGGTGCGGATCCGAACGCGCTCTCCAAGTTTGACAAATCTCCAATAGTGCTCGCCAAAACCTCCAAACAGATGGAACTGGTGCGGATACTGAAGTTGGCGAACGAGTTACGGGCTGCCAGCAACGAGCAAGTGGGG GTGAAAGAGGCAACGGATAGCCTTATGCACGAACTGCAACAACACAAGGAACGGCATCTTGATGGCCAGAGCGCGATTGGCAACGAAAACGACGAGATAGAGGATAACATTACGATGGAACTGAGTAACGATAGTAACACCAACCTGTCCGACCACTCCGATCAcgaacaccaccaacaccccCTGGACGATACGTACCATCTCATCGAGAAGGAGGACAGTCTGAGCGATGCCATAGCGAACCTGGAGCAGAGTACGGAGGCTGATCCGAAAAATCTCGACTCGTCCACACTGCAGATGCTCAAGGAGCACGGGATCGCCTTTATGCCGGCGGACGAAGGTGGTAGCGTGATAACGTCCGCCATCAAGAGCGGCCGGAAAATCGTGCTTTCCGAGGCGGGCAAGTACGCGCTGAAGGAGACGAGAAATCTTCACactcaacaacagcagcatcagcagcatcaacagcagcatcagcagcatcaacagcagcagcagcaacaacaacaccacctaCAAAAGCAAACGTTTCATCCAACCACGTCCATCCATGGCGCCAACATCACGCACACGAAAACGAAGACAatcaaaattatcaaaaaGCAATCGTCCTCATCGCACCTGCACCATTCGCACCTTCACCATCACGTGCATCAGTCCGGCACGACCGGTGCCACACCGACGATAAAGACGAACAAGGTGATCAAGATCCTTTCGCCGGAAGAGTTTAAGCAGATTTGTGGCGGCGAGGTCGGTGGCATTAAGCGAGTGTCTTCGTCCGAGTACAAGAAAGCGGTAGCGTCCAGCTCTGTGAG AGTTCCTATCGGTGGTCGTTCCCATGTGATACCGTCGTCCGGTGGTAGCATGGGCCCGAAACCAATCAGCAAAATCGTTATGACAAAATCCGGCCAACGGTTTCCGGTCGTGGGGAATGCGGCGAAAACGGTCGGTGACTTTGTGCAGACCAAAATGGGTGTTAGCAGCAGCGGTAGCAGCGGGATCGGCATGGCGAACGGACTGTCGGCGAGCGGCCACAACCGGCACATCATCACCTCGGCCGATGGTGTGAAACGAATCCGGACGGCAGCCGGTATGGAAATCATATCCGCCCTACCGACCAAACTGCCCCAGGATACGGTAGTGTCCGTTGAATCGTCCACGGCGCCTCGGGTAGGTGCCGTAATTCATCGTGTCGCATCGCTAGCCAATCCCAGCTCCGTCCCATCCAAGGCTATCTCCTCCGCTTCGAAGACCGCGAGCGGGAACCTAGTGGTCGACGCACACGACCGGCAGCTGCTCGAGCTGAAAAAGCTTATCGACGACCTGCGGAAACAGTTCGAACTGTCGCAGAAACAGAACGAGGAGTATCGGGCCCGGGTGGATAAGCTCGAGAAGGAGGTGCAAAcgctgaagcagcagcagcagcgttccgGTGACGGTGCGGCGACCGGGGCCAGCTTAGTCGAGATCCTGTAG
- the LOC118509549 gene encoding collagenase-like: protein MQSVSVALLLVASVALAQAAPGLRVVNGEAATLGQFPYQVRLTLNVGNGQRALCGGSLLNEEWVLTAGHCVQLAKSVEVHLGTVEFDGGLVLESTEFFKHEKYNPLFVANDVALVKLPQKVEFNENVQPVRLPTGNDDFAGESVVVSGWGLMETGGPVSQDLQYATLKVITNAECQKTFSPLVVRKTTLCARGDEKESPCNGDSGGPLVLAEDKTLVGVVSFGHALGCERGFPAAFARVTAFRDWVKKHTGV from the coding sequence ATGCAATCCGTGTCGGTGGCTCTACTGCTGGTGGCTTCGGTCGCCCTCGCCCAGGCCGCGCCCGGGCTACGTGTGGTGAACGGTGAAGCGGCTACGCTCGGCCAGTTCCCGTACCAGGTGCGACTTACCTTGAACGTTGGCAACGGTCAGCGTGCGCTGTGCGGTGGTTCGCTGCTGAACGAAGAGTGGGTCCTGACGGCGGGCCACTGCGTACAGCTGGCCAAATCGGTGGAAGTTCATCTCGGCACGGTTGAGTTCGACGGTGGGCTGGTGCTGGAGTCGACCGAGTTCTTCAAGCACGAGAAATACAACCCCCTGTTTGTGGCGAACGATGTGGCGCTGGTGAAGCTTCCGCAGAAGGTTGAGTTCAACGAGAATGTGCAGCCCGTCCGGCTGCCGACTGGAAACGATGACTTTGCCGGGGAATCGGTCGTGGTTAGCGGCTGGGGTTTGATGGAAACCGGTGGACCGGTGTCGCAGGACCTGCAGTACGCCACGCTTAAGGTCATCACGAATGCCGAGTGCCAGAAAACGTTCAGCCCGCTGGTGGTGCGCAAGACGACCCTGTGTGCGCGCGGTGATGAGAAGGAATCGCCCTGCAACGGTGACTCCGGTGGTCCGCTGGTGCTGGCCGAAGACAAGACGCTGGTCGGTGTGGTTAGCTTCGGTCATGCCTTGGGCTGCGAGCGTGGTTTCCCGGCTGCATTCGCCCGCGTTACCGCTTTCAGAGATTGGGTGAAGAAGCATACCGGTGTGTAG